ccagaCCCTCACCCAGGGAAGATCTCCCACCTCAGgccacccccacccaccccagcaccccccaccccccagggGGACACCCGCTAACCGCGTCCCCTCCCCTTGCAGACGGCGCCTTGCTGGAGAGCTACACGGAGGGCGAGATGCGCCAGCTGATCTCGGCGCTGGTGGAGCGCTACCGCCAGGCCGTCAACTCGGGCGGGCACGAGCTGCCGCTGTTCCCCCGCGCCGGCGGCCGCCGCAAACGCGCCCGCGCCCGCCACAAACCCTGCGAGCTGCGCGAGCTGGAGGTCAGCGTCAGCGAGCTGGGCCTGGGCTACGAGTCGGACGAGACCGTCCTGTTCCGCTACTGCAGCGGCACCTGCGAGGCCGCCGTGCGCAGCTACGACCTCTCCCTCAAGAGCATGAGGAGCCGCAGAAAGATCCGGAAGGAGAAGATTCGCGCCCGGCCTTGCTGCAGGCCGCTGGCCTACGACG
The DNA window shown above is from Haemorhous mexicanus isolate bHaeMex1 chromosome 29, bHaeMex1.pri, whole genome shotgun sequence and carries:
- the NRTN gene encoding neurturin, with the protein product MKVWKFAAIASMLLSSMLSILVCRDMFSGSRELSPLPSSPSSSRDSSSSSSSSSSSSSSSSSSSLPAALRRSPRALQRHGSLLAQYGALLESYTEGEMRQLISALVERYRQAVNSGGHELPLFPRAGGRRKRARARHKPCELRELEVSVSELGLGYESDETVLFRYCSGTCEAAVRSYDLSLKSMRSRRKIRKEKIRARPCCRPLAYDDDVSFLDAYNRYYTVNELSAKECGCV